The sequence CTTCGGTGTTCGCGTCGAAAGCGGCGGACAAGTTCCAGTCGGTCGACCATGACCGCGCCCACACCGGCGCGCCGATCCTCACCGACAGCCTGACCTGGTTCGACTGCACCGTTCACAACCGCATCGAGGCCGGCGACCACATCATCCTGATCGGCCAGGTCCAGGCTTTTGGAACGAGCCCATCGGCGCCGCTCGGATTTTGCCGCGGCCGTTACGCCAGCGTGAAGGATCCGCTGCCCGCCGGCTGGCTGGCCTCGCAGGACATGATCATCGGCTATCTCGTCGAAGCTGGTGACCGGATCCTCTTGCGCACCGACGGCAAGGGAAGCTGGGTGCTGCCGACGGCGCGGCGGCGCAAGGCCGACAGCCAACTTGTGCTGGATGGCGGCGAGGCGCTGAGCCTCGTCCCTGAAAACACCTTCCTCTATTCGGTGTTCGACGTCGCCGACAGCGATCCCGGCTATCTGATCTACCGCGCCGAACTGAGCCGTGAGAGCGTTGAAGCAGCACTTCCGGACGGCCACGCCTTCTTTGCCGTCGACGCGCTGCCCTATGAACGGATCGCCACGCATGAATTGCGCGCCATGCTGCGCCGCTATGCACGCGAGCGCCAGGACAAGCGCTTCGGCATCTACATCGACACCGGTGACGGCGGCCGTGTCGCCATGATCGACGGCCAGTCGCAATCGTGGACGCAGGCCGCGTCCGAATGATGCTCCACGCAGGACAGACAGCATGAAAACGACGGTCGCATCGCTCGAAGGCTCGCGCCAGAACCTGTTCATCAACGGGGCTTTCGTGGCGCCCAGGAGTGGGCAGTACATCGACAGTTTCGACCCGACCACCGGCAAGCCCTGGTACCAGTTCGCCGAGGCCAGCGCCGAGGATGTCGGCGCAGCTGTCGAGGCCGCGCGGTCCGCCTTCGCGGCGCCGGCCTGGCGGCGCATGACCCAGACTGACCGGGGCAAGCTCGTTCGCCGGCTGGCGGAGCTGGTGCTGGAGCACGCCGACGAACTGGCGCTGATCGAGACGCGCGACAATGGCAAGCTGCTGAAGGAAATGCGGGCGCAGATGCGCGCCATGCCCGACAGCTACACCTATTTCGCCGGCATGGCTGACAAGCTGCTCGGCGACACCATTCCGGTGAACAAGCTCGACATGCTCAACTTCAACCTGCGCGAGCCGATTGGTGTCGTCGGCATGATCACGCCATGGAACTCGCCGCTGATGCTGCTCACCGGCACGCTGGCGCCATGCCTGGCGCTCGGCAATACAGTGGTCGTCAAGCCGTCCGAGCATGCCAGTGCCTCGACGCTCGCTCTGGCCGAGCTGATCATGGAAGCTGGCTTTCCCGCCGGCGTCGTCAACGTCGTGACCGGCACGGGTGTTGTGGCCGGCGACGCGCTGACGCGGCATCCGGGCATCGCCAAATTGGTCTTCACCGGCTCGACCGTGACGGGGCGGCGGATTGCCGCCAATGCGGCGCAGAATCTCATCCCCTGCTCGATGGAACTCGGCGGCAAGTCGCCGCATGTCGTCTTCGGCGATGTCGACATCGACCATGCCGTCAACGGCGTCGTGTCCGGTGTGTTCGCGGCCGCCGGGCAGAGCTGCGTCGCCGGTTCGCGCTGTTTCGTCGAGGCCAGCGTCCATGACCGTTTCGTCGAGGCGCTGGTCGAGCGCACGAAGCGCGTGCGGGTCGGGCTGCCGATGCTGGAGGAAACCGACATCGGCCCGCTGGCGCTGTCGGCGCAGCTTGCCAAGGTGGAAGGCTACGTCGCCTCGGGCGTGCGCCAGGGCGCCAGCATCGCGGCCGGCGGCAGGCGGCCGCAGGCGGCCGAGCTTGCCGGCGGCTGGTATTTCGAACCGACCGTCATGACCGATGTCGACAACGGCATGGACTTCATGCAGGAGGAACTGTTCGGCCCCGTCGTCGGCGTCATGCCGTTCTCGTCGGAAGAGGAGATGATCCGGCTCGCCAACGACACCCGCTATGGCCTCGCCTCCGGCATCTGGACGCGGGACATCAACCGCGCGCTGCGCTTCGCCAGGAACGTCGAGGCCGGCACCGTCTGGATCAACACCTATCGCGCCTCCTCCTTCATGTCCGCCAATGGCGGCTTCAAGGAGAGCGGCTACGGCCGACGCGGCGGCTTCGACGCCATGGAGGAGTTCTCGCGCCTGAAGAATGTCGTCATCGACTATTCGGGCGCCATGCAGGACCCGTTCGTCATCCGCCTTCGCTGACCAAGACCCGATACACTGGGGAGACCGACATGAAATTCGCCGTTTCGCTGACCATGGAGCGCTTCTCGCCCGACATCCCGATGTCGAAGGTGAAGAGCAATCTGCTTGAGCTGGCGCGCATGGCCGACGAAGGCGGCTTCGAGACGCTATGGACGGCGGAGCATCACACGATCG is a genomic window of Mesorhizobium huakuii containing:
- a CDS encoding flavin reductase family protein, which gives rise to MADAVAQRTIDPIALRRAFGTFVTGVTVITARDCDGNPRGMTANSFTSVSLDPPLLLVCVGKAAASFPAFNETRSFAVNFLHEGQADVSSVFASKAADKFQSVDHDRAHTGAPILTDSLTWFDCTVHNRIEAGDHIILIGQVQAFGTSPSAPLGFCRGRYASVKDPLPAGWLASQDMIIGYLVEAGDRILLRTDGKGSWVLPTARRRKADSQLVLDGGEALSLVPENTFLYSVFDVADSDPGYLIYRAELSRESVEAALPDGHAFFAVDALPYERIATHELRAMLRRYARERQDKRFGIYIDTGDGGRVAMIDGQSQSWTQAASE
- a CDS encoding aldehyde dehydrogenase; its protein translation is MKTTVASLEGSRQNLFINGAFVAPRSGQYIDSFDPTTGKPWYQFAEASAEDVGAAVEAARSAFAAPAWRRMTQTDRGKLVRRLAELVLEHADELALIETRDNGKLLKEMRAQMRAMPDSYTYFAGMADKLLGDTIPVNKLDMLNFNLREPIGVVGMITPWNSPLMLLTGTLAPCLALGNTVVVKPSEHASASTLALAELIMEAGFPAGVVNVVTGTGVVAGDALTRHPGIAKLVFTGSTVTGRRIAANAAQNLIPCSMELGGKSPHVVFGDVDIDHAVNGVVSGVFAAAGQSCVAGSRCFVEASVHDRFVEALVERTKRVRVGLPMLEETDIGPLALSAQLAKVEGYVASGVRQGASIAAGGRRPQAAELAGGWYFEPTVMTDVDNGMDFMQEELFGPVVGVMPFSSEEEMIRLANDTRYGLASGIWTRDINRALRFARNVEAGTVWINTYRASSFMSANGGFKESGYGRRGGFDAMEEFSRLKNVVIDYSGAMQDPFVIRLR